A stretch of Arachis hypogaea cultivar Tifrunner chromosome 15, arahy.Tifrunner.gnm2.J5K5, whole genome shotgun sequence DNA encodes these proteins:
- the LOC112748810 gene encoding uncharacterized protein has product MDTRRKPSTMAIKCLEMFHGIDRTAFRILTQVLHREVKQSLMVMAFLLSLETMRLNGIVQTAIKKEGWFMNSLADECVICLQCLLSQEFSGVVENSRKLETLGHVLKTELTLYQVHRMRSVLLTLIPDTLSTICARILGDITMDAVWLEYQRTPKELLGFNTQDQCISVALEALSRHNNGRGLHMQQGGRQIEQDKGKQKYVCKELDDAERPKTLTVCFGRESMPTADGIAEFFCNMFGHVVQRVTVMPRRDKDSGDFAFVLFNDASIPRIIMGDKNVVHHTIQGMKCWIRWWTGTHYRCVN; this is encoded by the coding sequence ATGGATACTAGAAGGAAGCCCTCAACCATGGCAATTAAATGTTTGGAAATGTTTCATGGAATCGATCGAACTGCATTCAGGATCCTGACGCAAGTCCTTCACCGCGAAGTTAAACAGTCCCTGATGGTCATGGCATTTCTACTGTCACTGGAGACAATGAGACTGAATGGTATTGTGCAAACAGCCATAAAAAAGGAAGGCTGGTTTATGAACAGTCTTGCTGATGAATGTGTCATCTGTTTGCAATGCCTACTATCTCAGGAGTTCTCTGGGGTTGTGGAGAACTCCAGAAAACTCGAAACCCTCGGACACGTGCTGAAAACTGAGCTCACGTTATACCAGGTTCATAGAATGAGATCCGTCCTCCTAACTCTAATTCCCGATACCCTATCTACCATTTGCGCTAGAATTCTAGGCGACATAACGATGGATGCGGTGTGGTTGGAGTACCAGAGGACTCCTAAAGAACTACTGGGTTTCAACACACAGGACCAGTGCATATCGGTTGCACTAGAGGCATTGAGTAGACATAACAATGGCCGAGGATTGCATATGCAACAAGGAGGAAGGCAAATTGAGCAAGATAAGGGAAAGCAGAAGTACGTCTGCAAGGAGCTGGATGACGCGGAACGTCCAAAGACACTGACCGTATGCTTCGGTCGAGAGTCCATGCCCACTGCAGATGGCATTGCTGAGTTTTTCTGCAACATGTTTGGTCATGTGGTTCAAAGGGTGACAGTCATGCCTCGGAGGGACAAAGACTCGGGTGATTTTGCTTTCGTTCTTTTCAACGACGCATCAATCCCGCGCATTATCATGGGGGACAAAAACGTCGTTCATCATACCATACAAGGCATGAAATGTTGGATCAGATGGTGGACAGGAACACATTATCGCTGTGTGAATTAG